CCCTTCGCACACGACCCACTCCGCTCAGGCCCCGGCCAGCGACACCGTCGCCGACCAGGGCAAGAAAGTGCAGAGCGAGACACGCGGCTGACGACTGGCTGCACCATGGTAAGAGGCGGGCCGTCCCACACCGGGGCGGCCCGTTTTCCTTTGGGGAGGGGTAGGGCGGGCCTCCCCAGGCCGTGGGTGACGGTGATGGACGAAGATAGATCACCGATCCCCCGGGCGTCGCTTCAACCCAAGTTGGTACCGGACTGGCCCTGAATCAAGGATTATGTTCCTTTTATCGCCGTCGTGCCGCAGAACCCGTTGGACTGGCCGCAGATGTCAGCAAAGGTCATGGGTCTCGATAATGTTGACATCACTCCCCCTGGTTATGTTCGCAAATGTCAGCATCCGTACCAAAGGGGGCCTGTAGCCAGCTTGGCTTGGCCACATCGACAGCCACAATCCAACTAGGTGAATACGATGTCAGGCGCCGCTCCGCCAAGCCCGAACCACATCCCCGGTGATGGCGGTTATCACCGGGGTGGGGATTGTCCCGATCAGACCACCCGGAAGTTCTTGAACTGCCAGGGATCGGAGGTGTCTACGTCCTCCGGGAACAGGACGCCCCGGTTGTGCAGCGGAGTCCAGTCGCTGTAGGCACCGGTCAGTTTACCAAGGTAGGGTGCGGCGATTTCCAGCACGCGGTTGTGGTTCAGTTCCTCCGGTTCGACGATGCCGGCCCGCGGGTTCTCCATCGCCCAGATCACGCCGGCCAGGGCCGCCGCGGTCACTTGAAGGCTGGTCGCGTTGTTATGCGGGCACAACTCGCGGGCTTCCTGGATCGAAAGCTGGGAACCGAACCAGTAGGCGCCTTTCTTGTGGCCCATCAGCAGCACGCCCAGCTCGTCGATGCCGCCGATGATCTCGTCCATCATCAGGCGCTTTTCCGGTTGAAGGGTCCAGGTCTTGCCTGCGAACTCGTGGAGCGACAGGATCGCGTCGTCGCACGGGTGATAGGCATAGTGGACGGTCGGCCGGTAACGGACCGAGGTGCGGTCCCAGACGGTCAGGTAGTCGGCGATCGAGATCGCCTCGCTGTGCGTGATCAGGAAACCATGAAGCGGCCCCTCCTTGGGCGTCCAGGTTCGCACCCGGGTGCCGGCGCCGGGACGCATCAGGTAGATCGCGGCGTCGCATCCGAACTCGTGGCGCCGGCCGTCGGGGGGAAGGCCCTTCTCATGGGTTCCCCAGCCAAGTTCGGCCGGCTGCGCGCCCTCGCCGACGAAGCCGTCGATCGACCAGGTGTTGACGAACTCGCCGCGCTTCTTGGGTACGTTGGCTACCTGGGTGTCGCGCTCCGCCACATGGATGGCCTTGATCCCCAACGCCTGGGCCAGTTCCGCCCAGCCGCTGCGGGTACGCGGCTCCTTGACCTCCAGACCGGTGTCTCGGGCGACGTTGAGCAAAGCCTGCTTCATGAAATGGGAGACCAGCCCGGGATTGGCGCCATGGGTGATCACCGCGGTGGGGCCGTTGGCATAGCCGCCCTTGTGCTGCAACACCGATTCGCGCAGCGCGTAATTGGAGCGGAGCGAGGGCGACAGGCTCGTGTCGGTGTAACCGCCGGCCCAGGGCTCGATGCAGGTGTCGAGGTAGAGCGCGCCCCGGGTGTGGCAGAACTTGATCAGCGAGAGGCTGGACACGTCGACCGACAGGTTCAGGATGAAGTCGCCCTCGCCGACCATCGGGTCGAGCACGGTCCGGAAGTTGTCGCGGGTTAGCGCCACGCGGTGGAACTTGACGCCATATTCCTCCGCCTCGGCCTTGCCGCGGTCCTCGGCCGTCACGATCGAGATCTGCTCGGGCTTCATGTCGATGTGGCGCAGCAGGAGAGGCAAGATGCCCTGGCCGATGCTGCCGAATCCGACGATGACGATGCGGCCGGCAAACTTGACGATGGGATTGGTCGTGGTCATGGCTTGTTCCGAACAGGCTGGAGGTGGCTGACGAATGTCGGGGCCCCGCTGGGTGGATAGGTTGACGGGTGAGACAGTAGAGGACAGGCTGCGTTCAGGCAGCCTGTTCCGTGATGTAGCCGACCGAATTTGCATTTTCGCCGCTTCGATCGGACAGATGGGCCTGTTCATCGGCCCGATCCAGGTAGCCCGGAGTTTCCAGGAGCGGCCGATCGGTCACATCGACGAGGCGGGCATTGTCGAACCCGTTGAACGCGGTCCGCAGGCACGAGCCGTAGGCCCCGAGCTGGCCCAGCTCGATCCAGTCGCCGGTCCGGATGTCTGCCGGCAGCAGGAAGGGGCCGGCCATGTAGTCGGCGCTGTCGCAGGTCGGGCCGTAGAAGGCGAACGCCTCCTCCGCCGCGTCCGACGCTCCGGCATCCGGACGGATCATGCGCGCCGGGAAACGGAAGGCGGGGACGCCGGCATCGGACAGGCTGCCATAGACGCCGTCATTGATGAACAGCTCGTTGCCGCGGCGCTTGATCACCTGGACCAGCAGCGAAACGCCGGGTGCGACGAGGGCGCGGCCGGGCTCGCACCACAGGCGGGTGCTGGACGGCAGGTCCAGGCGCGCGAAGCCGCGCGCAATGGCTTCCATGAAGTCTCCCAGCGGGGGCGGGGTGACGCCGGGATAGCTGACCGGGAAACCGCCGCCCACATCCATCACGTCGATCTCGACGCCGGCCCGTGCTATTACCGTGCCGGCCAGTTCGAGCGCCCGTTCGTAGGCGGCCGGATCCAGGCACTGCGATCCGACATGGAAGCAGATGCCGACCTTGCGGCCGACGGCGCGGGCGGTGCGCAGCAGCTTGGCGGCCTCGTCCGGAGCGGCTCCGAACTTGCCGGACAGGTCGTAAACGGCCGAGCCCTTCGGCAGGGCGAGGCGGATGAACAGCCCCAGGTCGTCGGCACCGTCGGTCTGTCCGACAAGCTTCTCCAGTTCCTCGGCGCTGTCGAGCGAGAAGTCGCGCACGCCGAAGTCGAAATAGGCTTGGCGGATGGCGTCCGGCGACTTGACCGGATGCATGTAATGGATCTCGGCGTTCGGGAACATCTGGCGGACCAGACGGACCTCCCCCGGAGAAGCGGCATCGAAATGGCGCACGCCGCCCTCGTAGAGCGCGCGCAGCACCGCCGGCTCCGGATTGCACTTCACCGCGTACAGCACGTCGCCGGGAAACGCCGACACGAACCGGGCGGCGGTCGCGGACAGGACGGCAGGGCGAAGGCAGTGGACCGGATCGGAGGGGCGCAGCGTCTCGACCAGATTGTCGACGCAGGTGACGGGGCGGCGGACGGACGGCGCGCCGCGGCGGCTGAGCGTGGTGCCTCGGCGCAGCGGCGAGACGGCGGAACGGTAGCGGACTTGAGCCATGACGCATCCTCTCGTGGGCCGCGGCCGCGCCGGCAGACCCATGAAGACAAAACGACCCTAACGGCATGAAGGCCGCGGGAATGGACGAATTGAGCGGGGATGAGATCGGCAAATCGGGCGACGCCCCGGCACCGCTCTTGAACGCGGTGTGCGGGATCTTCTCAGCGCCGGCGGATTTGCCCGCTACCTTACGGTACTAAAGCCTTCTGGCCGATATCTAACATACTTACCTCCCTCTCGGGACCGGCCCACGGATGACCGGTTCTGCCAAAAAGGACGCGGTACGTCGTTACATAACCTCAAAGGGCCAGCGGCACGTGCGGGTGCGTCAACGACCGTTGAGATACTCTTTCTGTGCGCAGATGCAAGAGTATTTTTGTTACAGACCTGGATTTTTGGCCGGGGAGTCAGGAAACGCCGGGTCAGAGCAGCGCCAGGGCCAGATAGTCGCCGAGATGGCGCCAGATGCAGCCGACTTCGCGGAACCCGACCTGCCGCAGGGCGGCCAGATGGAATTCCATGGTCATTTCCTGCTTGCGTGGGAGATTGGAGAAGCGGCGATGGCGTTCGGCCACGGCAGCTTCCAACGCAGGTTCAGCCGCGACCGCTTCCCACCAGCCGACCCAGTCGTGGGCGCCGTCCGCCTTCGCCGCCGCCCGGTTCGCCTTG
This Skermanella mucosa DNA region includes the following protein-coding sequences:
- a CDS encoding type III PLP-dependent enzyme, with the translated sequence MAQVRYRSAVSPLRRGTTLSRRGAPSVRRPVTCVDNLVETLRPSDPVHCLRPAVLSATAARFVSAFPGDVLYAVKCNPEPAVLRALYEGGVRHFDAASPGEVRLVRQMFPNAEIHYMHPVKSPDAIRQAYFDFGVRDFSLDSAEELEKLVGQTDGADDLGLFIRLALPKGSAVYDLSGKFGAAPDEAAKLLRTARAVGRKVGICFHVGSQCLDPAAYERALELAGTVIARAGVEIDVMDVGGGFPVSYPGVTPPPLGDFMEAIARGFARLDLPSSTRLWCEPGRALVAPGVSLLVQVIKRRGNELFINDGVYGSLSDAGVPAFRFPARMIRPDAGASDAAEEAFAFYGPTCDSADYMAGPFLLPADIRTGDWIELGQLGAYGSCLRTAFNGFDNARLVDVTDRPLLETPGYLDRADEQAHLSDRSGENANSVGYITEQAA
- a CDS encoding homospermidine synthase; translation: MTTTNPIVKFAGRIVIVGFGSIGQGILPLLLRHIDMKPEQISIVTAEDRGKAEAEEYGVKFHRVALTRDNFRTVLDPMVGEGDFILNLSVDVSSLSLIKFCHTRGALYLDTCIEPWAGGYTDTSLSPSLRSNYALRESVLQHKGGYANGPTAVITHGANPGLVSHFMKQALLNVARDTGLEVKEPRTRSGWAELAQALGIKAIHVAERDTQVANVPKKRGEFVNTWSIDGFVGEGAQPAELGWGTHEKGLPPDGRRHEFGCDAAIYLMRPGAGTRVRTWTPKEGPLHGFLITHSEAISIADYLTVWDRTSVRYRPTVHYAYHPCDDAILSLHEFAGKTWTLQPEKRLMMDEIIGGIDELGVLLMGHKKGAYWFGSQLSIQEARELCPHNNATSLQVTAAALAGVIWAMENPRAGIVEPEELNHNRVLEIAAPYLGKLTGAYSDWTPLHNRGVLFPEDVDTSDPWQFKNFRVV